The DNA region GGTGCAGCTTCGGGATTCATGAGGTACAACGTCTCCTATTCTTGTTTTCCAAAGAGCCTCATTGGAAGGGCAAGGTGAATTGGTAGTCCCAGGTGCCTGCCAGAAAGCTGATTAGTTCTGTCGTCCCATGCGTTCCTAGAGTGCTGCCATCTCGCGATGAGTAACAAATTCCCATGTCGGCACATGGTAGCCTGAGAAGCGGTTCCCTAGGCATTTTTGGGCTGTAATTGGGGTTTGAACAAGTGGCAATAGTTGAAGACTCCGTTTTGTGTTCGAAATTCGGTTTGATCGTCTGTTTTCCTATCTTTTCCTGACTCTCATCAACACGTGTTGTTTGTGGCTGACAACCAAAGCAGGTCCCACATGATTGAGCAACGCGAGAGAACACATTCGCGAACGCTTCAGAATCGGGTTGTCGGTTTCGGCCTGCTGGCTGTGCGCGGAAAGCATTGTCGGTTAGCTCCACTTCATCTACCGGAAAGGCCCATACACCCAGTCGTTGACGTTCGGCGAGTTGGAACTCATTTGAGAGACATCCAGAGGCACAGTATATTGCTGCCCGTCGGTAGGTTATGCCTACCAACGGGGGCGGAGCTGATGGAGCACGAACGAGCCGGCGATCCAAACGCGGCAACCAACTTAGCCACGGTTGCTCATCATTCCATTCCCGCAAACCGGCACACCATGACAAAATATTGAGACTGCTGGATTGACCGAATGAATACTGAACAAAGGTGGCGAAGACTGACTGAACATCTGCGCTGTAGTCTACCGGAATATGAAATGTCGCCTCGCGGGGTCCGAGTCCTAGTAAGCCGTAGATCTTGTCTCTTGGATTTTACACGAGCTGTGGATTCGTTATCAGGATAAGTTCTTCCAAATCCAGGTGTCCTTTTGTTGCCTGCACTATATTCCGTAGCTGCAGGGGCCGCTCTAGCCAAAAGTTATCCATCGTTGTGTGGAAAAAAGTCCAGTTTAAATCGTTGTTGGAACGCTGGATAATCGGTTTCAAAATAGCTAGACGTAAGGTGAACCCGGAGTTGGTCGAATCCAATGCAGAAGCAGTCCCAACACATGCTCGAGTTGCCTATCTTCATCAACGGGGGCTTACTAGGCAGGGTAAACTCCTGAAGGATCCACGTTCTCCGGAACCAGGGGCAAAAAGGATGTTGGACATGCCCATTATTACATCAAAGATTGAACGTGAGGCCAAATGAATCTTCATCTGCTGTAATGAATCCGACATGTCTTTGTAATGTTGGGCAGCCGGGATAGTTGCATCTCGAACGGCCAACTCCTGTCTCAAACCCATGACTTGGTCGGTAGATTGGTTCCCTGTCCCAAACCAGACTAGGACAGCTGCATGAGAGTAGATTGTTGACATGAGTGGCACCTGTGTATTCTTTTCGGCGATATTCCCCTGGTCGATGCAAATAGCGTCTACCCACAGCATGAGGGGCAATCCATTGCAGAATTTGGGACGAATTATCCGCAATGCAGCGTGGAGGGTTGCTGAGACATTGACAACATGCCTGTTGAGCCTGAGTGACGGTAACTCTCCTCCTGTTTGATCCGTGCTCGAGGTATTCACTTCTTGGTGCCAGGCGTACGAGAGACAACGCGCTGAATTCTGGAGGACGGTCGAGCCTTTGTGCAAACAACTCTCCAGATATACGTTCGTCGTCCGCTCCCGGGTGAAGCTTTAGCAATCTGATCTCTCGTGCTCGCGCGTCAAGTGTTACTGAGGAGTATAGTAGTGTTCGCAGTCGATCGGGCGGCTTGCTGCTCAGGGGTCGTGGTGCTGGACATCATCAGTAGCGAGGTTTTTGTCAGTGCCGAGGATCTCACTACAAGACTGAAACATACTGCGACACGCCGGTTTTGCTTGTACGCTTTTGGTGTTATTCTTAAAGATTAAGGAAAGGCACAACTACCATGTCAAAAATCTGTATTAAAAGCTTCTACTATTTCCTATCCAATACCAGCTCAGACAGACGCtatcccatcaaccccctacTTGAACTGTAGAGTACCGTTGGCGTTTCCTATCCGCTCATCCAGATTGAGGGAGCTGCTGACCCAGCAGCCATCACCTCTGCGAAGCTCAGCAACCAGTCTCTTGCCGCAGTCCTCAAGGCGCACATTTCTCGCCGAAGAACCAAAGTTGCCGCCAGCCTGGCCGCCCTGGCTACCACCTCCAGGAAGCTTGATCACTTGACCGGGGTGGATCAAATCGGGGTTCTGGAGGCAgttgatcttggccagctcttGCCAGTTGGTACCGTGACGCTGGGCAATGTCGCGGAGGGTGTCGCCGGGCTGAACAGTCACGCTGCTGGGCTTGTTGCCGCAactgttgatgttggcgccGCCAGAAGTCCAGCGGAAGTTGCCGTTGCTGTTCTCGATGATCTTGTTCAGGCTGATGCTGGTGGGCTGGTAGGAGCCATCAAGACGGCGGCACTCGCAGTGCAGCATGAACTCGCCGTGGGCGTCCAAGCGGATATCCTTGGCGGAACCACTGAAGTTGCCGCCATGGCTAACACCGTGATCGCGAGGCTGGTTgctgtgatggtgttgctgctgttgctgtggcTGAGAAGCGCGTCTccggtcctcctcctctcttctgcgcctgtcctcctcgtccctgCGCTTGCGGTCCTCGTcatctctcctccttctgtcgtcatcctccttccGTCTCTTctcgtcttcctctctcttcctcttctcctcctcctcgcggcGGATCctgtcctcttcctccttcttcttcttctccttctcttcgtccttcttgtccttccaGTCCTCAACACCGTCCTGCAGCTTGTGGCCGGCAACTGCACCGGCAACAGCGCCGAGGACGGTGCTCAGCTTGCTATGGCCGGTCTTGCCGCCAATCTTGTTACCACCGAAACCACCGgcgataccaccaccaacggcgCCGAGGAAGCCACGCTCCTGTTGATCgccatgttgttggttgctgCCTTGGTAGTGCTGTTGGGTCTGttgggcagcagcggcgtAGTAAGAGGCAGCTTCGCCCTGGACATTGCTGccctggttgttgttgttgttgttgtggtagCTCATGGTGAAGGTTTCTGGTGAGTCTAATGGGGCGGTCTGTGTGTAGTTGATGTCTTCAGAGGGGGAAATAGGGCAAAGGCCGCAAGGTGATGAGGTTTTGTGTGGATGTTTGTGTGAGGATATCGAGGCAAGGTCGGTCCAAGACTACAGCTTATATAGACCAACAGTTCGCAATGGGGTCATCTTGAGCGGTCGTCGGACTTTGAGGACCCTTGTGGTCCAGACCTCACCGCACCGCCGCAAGCACTGGCCACTTGCCGCCGCTCGAGTCGGACGAAACAGTCGCGGTCCCACTCCGGGGCCCACTTGGGTTCAGCTTCGCCTGGCTTTCGTCGATCCAAGTCGCCAGACCGCCGAGATCGTGGACACGCGCCACGCGTATCAAAGGCTTAGCCAAACCTTGGCTGCCGTGTTAGCCGTTCCGCCCGACGGTTACCTCCGTCCGAGTGGCGATCGGGGCCCAGGATCGTCCCCGGACGATGCGGAGCGGCGGGGTCCAACTGTGGAGTTGGGCTGCCGTCGTACGATCCCTTTCAGCTTGGtgcctcaacaccaagcatTTGGGTCCTGCGTGAGCATTGCTGTCGTGTTTCCGTGAGAGGCCTTCGGTTTCTCCGAGTGACTCTGGATGAACCTAAGGTTTAAGCTGTTGACAGGTTGTAGAACACGTGCATCTGAATCAGCCACCATCCGGCACCCAGGTAGTACTGAAACCCAGGTAGTACTGGGCAGAAGGATGCGTGTAATTTCTTGTCTTGGTGCTTTACTGATAGGAATGAAGATGGGAGAGGTCGCCTGTAAGGGCGACAACCCTCTCCAGCTACAAGAAATCAGGGGATGGAGATGTTCAAGGTGACCGTTTTCTATCGAGCAAGGTCACTGTGAGCCCAAATAAGCAGATGAAAAAAAGGCGGTGATAGGTAATCTACAGAAAATAGCAAAATTTATAGAGTACCTATGCGCGAAAGCAGGAACTGCCTAAGCAAACCAAGCCCTATGACCAATACAtgcttgggtttgggttaCTAACCTAAGGTGGGCGGCAATTGCTCACCACGTTTTCTCCCACCTTGTTGAAGCGGACCTGATGTTTGCAGTATCCACATGGGAAGCATCTGGTCATACACAGCTGGCTCGTTGTCAGGGTCGTCATGAAGAAATTCGCTATACTCCTTCAAAAGCTCATCCTTGACTTTCTTCGCACTGTTCAGCTGCTTTGCTGCATCATCAGGCCGCGACAAAGCAGTCAACACCTTTGAGTACCAATACTGAGCTCGAGCCACACCTTCAGTTGTCCAGATGCTTCGATAGTGCCTATTGAGACAGCACTCAAACTCTTGCCTGTTCTTGGGGTCAGTATAAGGCAACATGCAGTAGACCAAGGCA from Podospora pseudoanserina strain CBS 124.78 chromosome 1, whole genome shotgun sequence includes:
- a CDS encoding hypothetical protein (EggNog:ENOG503NX89; COG:S), whose product is MSYHNNNNNNQGSNVQGEAASYYAAAAQQTQQHYQGSNQQHGDQQERGFLGAVGGGIAGGFGGNKIGGKTGHSKLSTVLGAVAGAVAGHKLQDGVEDWKDKKDEEKEKKKKEEEDRIRREEEEKRKREEDEKRRKEDDDRRRRDDEDRKRRDEEDRRRREEEDRRRASQPQQQQQHHHSNQPRDHGVSHGGNFSGSAKDIRLDAHGEFMLHCECRRLDGSYQPTSISLNKIIENSNGNFRWTSGGANINSCGNKPSSVTVQPGDTLRDIAQRHGTNWQELAKINCLQNPDLIHPGQVIKLPGGGSQGGQAGGNFGSSARNVRLEDCGKRLVAELRRGDGCWVSSSLNLDERIGNANGTLQFK
- a CDS encoding hypothetical protein (EggNog:ENOG503PBJ9; COG:S): MLWVDAICIDQGNIAEKNTQVPLMSTIYSHAAVLVWFGTGNQSTDQVMGLRQELAVRDATIPAAQHYKDMSDSLQQMKIHLASRSIFDVIMGMSNILFAPGSGERGSFRSLPCLVSPR